From the Sphingomonas phyllosphaerae 5.2 genome, one window contains:
- a CDS encoding GumC family protein yields the protein MADATNVRLEERQDLAGLFSRLKRHLPIILACVVLAVVLAWAISTILPRRYTAGAQLEYTPQSAIAGASQAPLSDLARDAKIDAEVQTMKSLPVAVRVVEQLKLDRDPELRSAAQEFATNAATGKQAIAGALLTNMSAARVGTTSLFEVGYTDKNPLKAMQIANAFAQAFMVEDMETKIAQFRDVDGRLNAQLDELRRKVERADAEVAAYRVRNNLLGQPDSVTAEQEISSIRGALASARAEEAAARARSAVSGSTIVGGGNNSPYSTATMSSLRQQRAQVAARVASLQSRYGERYPALADARKELDAIDAQLTGEMRDLSRSAGNASQAAGSTTASLEASLAAAQSRLANNVRSSVDLAELQRTAQNARDAYQQLLTTSTQQNAQQSIMRSDSRIAAPAALPLKPSSPNVPVLLFMGAVLGLAVGLAIAYVRERWVQGLDTVDDIETMLGVDYFNSVPTPASSIEKPRTSDPAEATLLHPLSAYTESFRNLATSLSFTAASVQGGKILGITSALPKEGKTTTSMSVARVLATGGSRTLLLDTDLRRRSISVALAPQARAGLGEVLAGTATLDDVILREEATGLDVLPLAPTVSTSPHMFETPDFTALLAELRRRYDHIVVDTAPVLAVADTRVLAHHFDALAMLVRWRSTPARAARAALHQITSVGAGVTGVALTMVNLKVQSQSGFGDPSGYADYMKDYYAKS from the coding sequence ATGGCGGATGCGACAAACGTGCGGCTCGAGGAGCGCCAGGACCTGGCCGGGCTCTTCTCCCGCCTGAAGCGGCACCTGCCGATCATCCTGGCCTGCGTGGTGCTGGCCGTGGTGCTCGCCTGGGCGATCAGCACGATCCTGCCGCGCCGCTACACCGCGGGTGCGCAGCTCGAATACACGCCGCAGAGCGCGATCGCAGGCGCGTCGCAGGCGCCGCTGTCCGATCTGGCGCGCGACGCCAAGATCGATGCCGAGGTGCAGACGATGAAGTCGCTGCCGGTCGCCGTGCGTGTCGTCGAACAGCTGAAGCTGGACCGCGACCCCGAACTGCGCAGCGCCGCACAGGAATTCGCCACCAACGCCGCCACCGGCAAGCAGGCGATCGCCGGCGCCCTGCTCACGAACATGTCCGCCGCCCGCGTCGGCACCACCTCGCTGTTCGAAGTCGGCTACACCGACAAGAACCCGCTCAAGGCGATGCAGATCGCCAACGCCTTCGCACAGGCGTTCATGGTGGAGGACATGGAGACCAAGATCGCACAGTTCCGCGATGTCGATGGTCGCCTGAACGCCCAACTCGACGAACTGCGCCGCAAGGTGGAGCGCGCCGACGCCGAGGTCGCGGCCTACCGCGTCCGCAACAACTTGCTGGGCCAGCCCGATTCGGTCACTGCGGAGCAGGAAATCTCCTCGATCCGCGGCGCGCTCGCGTCGGCACGTGCCGAGGAAGCCGCGGCGCGCGCGCGCAGCGCGGTCAGCGGCTCGACGATCGTCGGCGGCGGCAACAACAGCCCCTACAGCACCGCCACCATGTCCTCGCTGCGTCAGCAGCGCGCGCAGGTCGCGGCGCGCGTCGCCTCGCTGCAGTCGCGCTATGGCGAACGCTACCCGGCGCTCGCCGACGCCCGGAAGGAACTGGACGCGATCGACGCGCAGCTGACCGGCGAGATGCGCGACCTTTCGCGCTCGGCCGGCAATGCGTCGCAGGCCGCCGGATCGACGACTGCTTCGCTCGAGGCCAGCCTCGCCGCCGCGCAGTCGCGGCTCGCCAACAACGTCCGCTCCTCGGTCGACCTCGCCGAACTGCAACGTACCGCGCAGAACGCGCGTGATGCCTATCAGCAGCTGCTGACCACCAGCACGCAGCAGAATGCGCAGCAGTCGATCATGCGTTCGGACAGCCGCATCGCGGCGCCCGCCGCGCTGCCGCTCAAGCCCAGCTCGCCGAACGTGCCCGTGTTGCTGTTCATGGGTGCGGTCCTCGGCCTCGCCGTCGGTCTCGCGATCGCCTATGTCCGCGAGCGTTGGGTGCAGGGGCTCGACACCGTCGACGACATCGAGACGATGCTCGGCGTCGACTATTTCAACAGCGTGCCGACCCCGGCATCCTCGATCGAGAAGCCGCGCACCAGCGATCCGGCCGAGGCGACGCTGCTGCATCCGCTGTCCGCCTACACCGAATCGTTCCGCAATCTCGCGACCAGCCTCAGCTTCACCGCGGCATCGGTGCAGGGTGGCAAGATCCTCGGCATCACCTCGGCGCTGCCCAAGGAAGGCAAGACCACCACGTCGATGTCGGTCGCGCGCGTGCTGGCGACCGGCGGCTCGCGCACCCTGCTGCTCGACACCGACCTGCGTCGCCGCTCGATCTCGGTCGCGCTCGCGCCGCAGGCGCGCGCCGGACTGGGCGAGGTGCTGGCCGGCACCGCGACGCTCGACGACGTGATCCTGCGCGAGGAAGCGACCGGGCTGGACGTCCTGCCGCTCGCGCCGACCGTCAGCACCTCGCCGCACATGTTCGAGACGCCGGACTTCACCGCGCTGCTCGCCGAGCTGCGTCGTCGCTACGACCATATCGTGGTCGATACCGCGCCGGTGCTCGCGGTCGCCGACACGCGCGTGCTCGCGCATCACTTCGATGCGCTGGCGATGCTGGTGCGCTGGCGTTCCACCCCGGCGCGCGCCGCGCGCGCCGCGCTGCATCAGATCACCTCGGTCGGCGCGGGCGTCACCGGCGTGGCGCTGACGATGGTCAACCTCAAGGTGCAGTCGCAGTCCGGCTTCGGCGATCCCAGCGGCTATGCCGACTACATGAAGGATTATTACGCAAAGTCGTGA
- a CDS encoding outer membrane beta-barrel protein: MLLPSARRARRGRSAASLLLATGALLTAGVPAAQAQISQAVLDTGIPFDLPRTDRVTVLQRAHPETDALGVHAGAFLVFPRVDIAANATSNVFGATSEPVSDAYATLAPRLDAVSDWSRHQVQAHVRGNFRRFLDYSIKNENGYDVGVDGRLDIIGDSNLRAAVNADRIYINQLSGDFPRFSAASVPLDRQVSSLRGTYALNRLQLIGDVNVTRLNYGDTRALDGSIIDQDYLDRTATRLTARAEYNISPVTSLFVQGIYTLHDYKAVNVDFDRSGNELRVIGGAAFDLTPLIRTRIGVGYLTRQYDAAAVSNLSGLAFDAQLDYLVTQLTTITLSARRDIRDAIVIGSQGYTASRATAEVDHELLRNLILVARADFEKDDFARIDRNDRLFHIGASALYTLNRSMVLTPSIDYSNRDSSGAQVGQRFNELRAGLSLTLRR, encoded by the coding sequence ATGCTTCTTCCTTCTGCCCGTCGCGCGCGACGGGGCCGTTCGGCCGCCTCGCTGCTGTTGGCGACGGGTGCGCTGCTGACGGCGGGCGTGCCGGCGGCGCAGGCACAGATCTCGCAGGCGGTGCTCGATACCGGCATCCCGTTCGACCTGCCGCGGACGGATCGGGTGACGGTGCTGCAACGCGCGCATCCGGAGACGGATGCGCTCGGCGTCCACGCCGGCGCCTTCCTGGTCTTCCCGCGCGTCGACATCGCCGCCAATGCGACCAGCAACGTGTTCGGCGCCACCAGCGAGCCTGTGTCGGACGCCTATGCGACCCTCGCGCCGCGGCTCGACGCGGTCAGCGACTGGTCGCGCCACCAGGTGCAGGCGCACGTCCGCGGCAACTTCCGCCGCTTTCTCGATTACTCGATCAAGAACGAGAACGGCTACGACGTCGGCGTCGACGGCCGGCTGGACATCATCGGCGATTCGAACCTGCGCGCGGCGGTGAACGCGGATCGCATCTACATCAACCAGCTGTCGGGCGACTTCCCGCGCTTCTCCGCGGCATCGGTGCCGCTCGACCGGCAAGTGTCGTCGCTGCGCGGCACCTATGCGCTCAATCGCCTCCAGCTGATCGGCGACGTGAACGTCACGCGGCTGAACTACGGCGACACGCGGGCGCTCGACGGGTCGATCATCGACCAGGATTATCTGGATCGCACCGCGACACGACTGACGGCGCGTGCCGAATACAACATCTCGCCGGTCACCTCGCTGTTCGTGCAGGGCATCTACACGCTCCACGACTACAAGGCGGTCAACGTCGATTTCGACCGTAGCGGCAACGAGCTACGCGTGATCGGCGGCGCCGCCTTCGATCTGACGCCGCTCATCCGCACACGGATCGGCGTCGGATATCTGACGCGGCAATATGATGCGGCGGCGGTCTCGAACCTCAGCGGCCTCGCCTTCGATGCGCAGCTCGATTATCTCGTCACGCAGCTGACCACCATCACGCTGTCGGCGCGGCGCGACATCCGCGACGCGATCGTCATCGGCTCGCAGGGCTATACCGCCTCGCGCGCGACTGCCGAGGTCGACCACGAGTTGCTGCGCAACCTGATCCTGGTGGCGCGCGCCGACTTCGAAAAAGACGACTTCGCGCGCATCGACCGGAACGACCGACTGTTCCATATCGGCGCGAGCGCGCTCTACACGCTCAACCGGTCGATGGTGCTGACGCCGTCGATCGACTATTCCAACCGCGACAGCAGCGGTGCCCAGGTCGGGCAACGATTCAACGAATTACGCGCAGGGCTGAGCCTGACGTTGCGGCGCTGA
- a CDS encoding glycosyltransferase — MTVRFSIVVLTYARDAILAECLASLAACVGGRDDYEVVLVDNNAERGDRAALLDRFAHSQYLFSGGNKGVHARNDGFDAARGEFVILLDDDVMVETPTMLDLFAARFEADERLGAITVRKHVRGETRRRVDLIPHTRKDVDLTSTFLTFRFVGGCVAFRTACLREVGGFLPDFFYGLEEIELSYRIIDAGWRIRYDPAVSCEELEHPAGRDAKKRVQTQRLANKYIISYLRMPFPEVLVNAALFTPYLLLRQRGQASVAGAVKQFMAWRTRPDRPPRKAISRDTAAYIRACGGSVWR; from the coding sequence ATGACCGTCCGCTTCTCGATCGTCGTGCTCACCTACGCGCGCGACGCGATCCTCGCCGAATGTCTCGCCAGCCTCGCCGCCTGTGTCGGCGGGCGCGACGATTACGAAGTGGTCCTGGTCGACAACAATGCCGAGCGCGGCGACCGTGCCGCGCTGCTCGACCGTTTCGCGCACAGCCAGTATCTGTTCTCGGGCGGCAACAAGGGCGTTCACGCCCGCAACGACGGCTTCGATGCGGCGCGCGGCGAATTCGTCATCCTGCTCGACGACGACGTGATGGTCGAAACGCCGACGATGCTGGACCTGTTCGCGGCGCGCTTCGAAGCGGACGAGCGGCTCGGCGCGATCACGGTGCGCAAGCACGTGCGCGGCGAAACCCGCCGCCGCGTCGACCTGATCCCGCACACCCGCAAGGACGTCGACCTCACCAGCACCTTCCTCACGTTCCGCTTCGTCGGCGGCTGCGTGGCGTTCCGCACGGCCTGCCTGCGCGAGGTCGGCGGCTTCCTGCCCGACTTCTTCTACGGGCTGGAGGAGATCGAGCTGTCGTACCGGATCATCGATGCCGGATGGCGGATCCGCTACGATCCCGCGGTCTCGTGCGAGGAGCTGGAGCATCCCGCCGGCCGTGACGCGAAGAAGCGCGTGCAGACGCAACGGCTGGCGAACAAATACATCATCAGCTATCTCAGGATGCCGTTTCCGGAGGTGCTGGTGAACGCCGCGCTCTTCACTCCCTACCTTCTGCTGCGCCAGCGCGGGCAGGCCAGCGTCGCGGGCGCCGTGAAGCAGTTCATGGCGTGGCGTACCCGTCCCGACCGTCCGCCACGCAAGGCGATCTCGCGCGATACCGCGGCCTATATCCGCGCCTGCGGCGGATCGGTGTGGCGATGA
- a CDS encoding polysaccharide biosynthesis/export family protein produces the protein MTRLAMMLSAVALLTGCAGRGGDLPLQSASALGRDRATPVDATYQLGVGDQIALTVYGETDLSRNYAINPNGTIDVPLIGTVKAQGRTIGEVSGEIRQRLSEGYLRNPSVAGTIVTYRPLYLLGEVNKPGQYAYQTGMTLEAAVALAGGYSYRAQQKYVLIRPELGGGEAKVEATPDLAVRPGDTIRVTERLF, from the coding sequence ATGACGAGGCTGGCGATGATGCTGTCGGCGGTGGCGCTGCTGACGGGATGCGCCGGGCGCGGCGGTGACCTTCCGCTGCAAAGCGCCTCTGCCTTGGGCCGCGATCGGGCAACCCCCGTCGACGCTACCTATCAACTGGGCGTGGGCGACCAGATCGCGCTAACCGTCTATGGCGAGACCGACCTCAGCCGCAACTACGCGATCAACCCGAACGGAACGATCGATGTGCCGCTGATCGGGACGGTCAAGGCGCAGGGGCGGACGATCGGCGAGGTCAGCGGCGAGATCCGCCAGCGGCTTTCGGAAGGGTATCTTCGCAACCCCAGCGTCGCGGGCACGATCGTCACCTATCGCCCGCTCTATCTGCTGGGTGAGGTGAACAAACCGGGCCAATACGCCTATCAAACCGGCATGACGCTGGAGGCGGCGGTCGCGCTGGCCGGTGGTTACAGCTACCGCGCGCAGCAGAAATACGTCCTGATCCGTCCCGAACTCGGCGGCGGCGAGGCGAAGGTCGAGGCGACGCCGGATCTCGCGGTCCGCCCCGGCGACACGATCCGCGTCACCGAGCGGCTCTTCTGA
- a CDS encoding aldo/keto reductase has translation MSAVSRLGLGGSKFGSFANPAPAADSERLVRIALDLGVNVLDTASIYGQGDSERIIGRAIAGRRDAAFVVTKGGQTFSAKYRLLRTAKPLVRALLARRGGAGNTVTTQRSDAMRSDWRPRAIVASLETSLKRLRTDRVDAFLLHSPPAHVAAEPELALALVAARAAGKALRIGVSCDDLATLDAALDQPGYDVLELPWNVLTTLGRRAETIAARGHLVLAREVVVQQPTLSPAQAVARAIAHPTVACTVVGTGKPENLRALAAIARGSAR, from the coding sequence ATGAGCGCGGTCTCGCGCCTCGGGCTGGGCGGCAGCAAGTTCGGCTCGTTCGCCAACCCCGCCCCCGCTGCCGACAGCGAGCGGCTGGTACGGATCGCGCTGGACCTCGGCGTCAACGTCCTCGACACCGCCAGCATCTACGGACAGGGCGACAGTGAGCGGATCATCGGCCGCGCCATCGCCGGTCGTCGCGACGCCGCGTTCGTCGTCACCAAGGGCGGGCAGACCTTTTCCGCAAAGTACCGGCTGCTCCGCACCGCCAAGCCGTTGGTGCGCGCATTGCTCGCGCGGCGCGGCGGCGCCGGCAACACCGTCACCACGCAGCGCAGCGACGCGATGCGCAGCGACTGGCGTCCGCGCGCGATCGTCGCCAGTCTCGAGACGTCGCTGAAAAGGCTGCGCACCGATCGCGTCGACGCCTTCCTGCTCCACAGCCCGCCCGCGCACGTCGCTGCCGAGCCCGAACTGGCGCTCGCACTGGTCGCGGCGCGCGCGGCAGGCAAGGCGCTGCGCATCGGCGTGTCGTGCGATGATCTCGCCACGCTCGACGCCGCGCTCGACCAGCCCGGGTACGATGTGCTCGAACTCCCGTGGAACGTGCTCACCACGCTCGGCCGCCGCGCCGAGACGATCGCGGCGCGCGGCCACCTCGTGCTGGCGCGTGAAGTCGTGGTGCAGCAACCCACGCTCAGCCCGGCGCAGGCCGTGGCGCGCGCGATCGCGCATCCCACGGTCGCCTGCACCGTCGTCGGCACCGGCAAGCCCGAGAATCTGCGCGCGCTCGCCGCCATCGCACGCGGGTCGGCGCGATGA
- a CDS encoding FAD-dependent oxidoreductase — MIVDARRAGLPDRIDADVVIVGAGPAGITLALTLADAGQEVVLVEAGGDRFDKAGQEFLRAQSVSPSSHSPGEMYRRRQLGGTSAVWGGRCIPFDPIDFETRDWMPAARWPIAHDEVARFYPQAMALAEAGAADFTADAANPALAPALPGAAEDVVTERIERFSHPTDFGGWYRKRLAQAPRLRVLTNAPVEQILTDGSAATGVRLRLRDARVTVAAPRVVVAAGGIETARLLLASDETHPVGLGNAHDLVGRYYQCHLEGTLGTIAFHPPAGHAHFDYFRAADGTYCRRYLWLAPAAQRRERLAGMVLRPAHPSIVDPAHRHPVLSAMYLAKNMIVPEYARKMTALEHDERAQRRGSSAAFHAAHFRNVLLGAPRLAGFGIDWTRRRILARRKLPSVLLAEPGGVYPLDLNGEQEPHRDSRVLLGTERDGAGLRRAIIDWRCTAEDRARMIAGVRVIAAAVNRSGVATITLADEEAQAWSDHPVPVGGHHIGTARMADTPTEGVCDANSEVFGTRGLYIAGAAAFPTSSFANPTLTLLALTLRLAEHLRTAR; from the coding sequence ATGATCGTCGACGCTCGCCGCGCCGGGCTACCCGACCGTATCGATGCCGATGTCGTGATCGTCGGCGCCGGCCCGGCGGGGATCACGCTCGCGCTCACCCTCGCGGACGCCGGACAGGAAGTCGTGCTGGTCGAGGCCGGCGGCGATCGTTTCGACAAGGCCGGGCAGGAATTCCTGCGCGCGCAGTCGGTCTCCCCATCCTCGCACTCGCCGGGCGAGATGTATCGCCGCCGCCAGTTAGGGGGCACCAGCGCGGTTTGGGGGGGCCGCTGCATCCCGTTCGACCCGATCGATTTCGAGACGCGCGACTGGATGCCCGCCGCGCGCTGGCCGATCGCGCATGACGAGGTCGCCCGCTTCTACCCGCAGGCGATGGCACTTGCGGAGGCGGGTGCGGCCGATTTCACCGCCGACGCCGCAAACCCCGCGCTCGCCCCGGCACTCCCCGGCGCCGCCGAGGACGTCGTCACCGAACGGATCGAGCGCTTCAGCCACCCGACCGACTTCGGCGGCTGGTATCGCAAGCGGCTGGCGCAGGCGCCGCGGCTCCGCGTCCTCACCAACGCCCCCGTCGAGCAGATCCTGACCGATGGCAGCGCCGCCACCGGCGTTCGCCTGCGCCTGCGCGACGCGCGCGTCACCGTCGCCGCTCCGCGCGTCGTCGTCGCCGCGGGCGGGATCGAGACGGCACGCCTGCTGCTCGCCAGCGACGAGACGCACCCGGTCGGCCTCGGCAACGCGCACGACCTGGTCGGCCGCTACTACCAATGCCATCTCGAAGGCACGCTCGGCACGATCGCCTTCCACCCGCCGGCCGGCCACGCGCATTTCGACTATTTCCGCGCCGCCGACGGCACGTATTGCCGCCGCTACCTCTGGCTCGCGCCCGCGGCGCAGCGGCGCGAGCGGCTCGCCGGCATGGTGCTGCGCCCCGCGCACCCCAGCATCGTCGATCCCGCGCACCGGCACCCGGTGCTTTCGGCGATGTACCTCGCCAAGAACATGATCGTGCCCGAATATGCGCGCAAGATGACCGCGCTGGAGCATGACGAACGCGCGCAACGCCGCGGGTCGAGCGCCGCCTTTCATGCCGCGCACTTCCGCAACGTGCTGCTCGGTGCGCCGCGGCTCGCCGGGTTCGGGATCGACTGGACGCGCCGCCGCATCCTCGCGCGCCGCAAGCTGCCGAGCGTGCTGCTCGCCGAGCCCGGCGGCGTCTACCCGCTCGACCTGAACGGCGAGCAGGAGCCGCACCGCGACAGCCGCGTCCTGCTCGGCACCGAGCGCGACGGTGCGGGGCTGCGCCGCGCGATCATCGACTGGCGCTGCACCGCGGAGGATCGCGCGCGAATGATCGCGGGCGTGCGCGTCATCGCGGCGGCGGTGAACCGCAGCGGCGTGGCGACGATCACGCTCGCCGACGAGGAAGCGCAGGCGTGGAGCGACCACCCGGTGCCGGTCGGGGGCCACCATATCGGCACCGCGCGCATGGCCGACACACCGACGGAAGGCGTGTGCGACGCCAATTCCGAAGTATTCGGCACCCGCGGCCTCTACATCGCCGGTGCGGCCGCCTTCCCGACGTCGAGCTTCGCCAACCCGACGCTGACGCTGCTCGCACTGACGCTGCGGCTGGCCGAGCATTTGCGCACTGCGCGCTAG
- a CDS encoding glycosyltransferase — MIGVYAIATALFLVLAVHPFVIYPWTLRFFPRRPSAPASRIGTDRPALAICMSAYNEARSIRRRMELLIEAADAYGPATIHVYADGPRDGTIEILREFGDRIDLVVSEERKGKTYGMNLLVTRSAAELLMFTDANVLHDVDVIAPLVAPFADPAVGCVSARLVYSNPDDSPAAATGAAYWRKEEAIKAVESETVGLIGVDGAMFVLRRELHRAPPPHLIDDLYLSLVVLAQGKRLLSSPDALVYERSATEAEEELVRKRRIACQAINVHRALWPQLRRLPWPAFYGYASHRMLKWMTPFLLLGAAVSALPLAVALFGLEIVLGVACAGTVALVAGQALRFGPAQRVVAALLSLLGVALGVVDSVWGGKTYAVWQPAESVRD, encoded by the coding sequence ATGATAGGGGTGTATGCCATCGCTACCGCGCTGTTCCTGGTGCTCGCGGTACATCCATTCGTTATCTATCCGTGGACGCTGCGCTTCTTCCCGCGCCGGCCGTCCGCACCCGCGTCCCGCATTGGTACAGATCGTCCGGCGCTGGCGATCTGCATGTCGGCCTACAACGAAGCGCGATCCATCCGGCGGCGGATGGAATTGCTGATCGAGGCGGCCGATGCCTATGGTCCGGCGACGATCCACGTCTATGCCGACGGCCCGCGCGACGGGACGATCGAGATCCTGCGCGAGTTCGGCGACCGTATCGACCTGGTCGTGTCCGAAGAGCGCAAGGGCAAGACGTACGGGATGAACCTGCTGGTGACGCGCTCCGCCGCCGAGCTGCTGATGTTCACCGATGCCAACGTGCTGCACGATGTCGACGTGATCGCGCCGCTGGTGGCGCCGTTCGCGGACCCCGCGGTCGGGTGTGTCAGTGCGCGGCTGGTCTATTCGAATCCCGACGACAGCCCGGCGGCCGCGACCGGTGCCGCCTATTGGCGCAAGGAAGAGGCGATCAAGGCGGTCGAGAGCGAGACGGTCGGGCTGATCGGGGTGGACGGCGCGATGTTCGTGCTGCGCCGCGAACTGCACCGCGCGCCGCCGCCGCACCTGATCGACGACCTGTACCTCAGCCTGGTCGTGCTGGCGCAGGGCAAGCGGCTGCTCAGCTCGCCCGACGCACTGGTCTACGAACGCAGCGCGACCGAGGCGGAGGAAGAACTGGTGCGCAAGCGGCGCATCGCGTGCCAGGCGATCAACGTCCACCGCGCCTTGTGGCCGCAACTGCGGCGGCTGCCGTGGCCGGCATTCTACGGCTATGCCTCGCACCGGATGCTCAAGTGGATGACGCCGTTCCTGCTGCTGGGCGCCGCCGTGTCCGCGCTGCCGCTGGCGGTGGCGCTGTTCGGTCTGGAGATCGTGCTGGGCGTGGCATGCGCGGGCACTGTTGCGCTGGTGGCGGGGCAGGCGCTGCGCTTCGGCCCGGCGCAGCGTGTGGTCGCGGCGTTGCTCAGCCTGCTCGGCGTCGCGCTGGGCGTGGTCGATTCGGTATGGGGCGGGAAGACCTATGCCGTGTGGCAGCCGGCGGAATCGGTGCGCGACTGA
- a CDS encoding glycoside hydrolase family 16 protein, with product MIVRLMLLGAALFAGWSASGGAAPLDRTRLRPAFAEEFDRAPDFWSATKNPRGRWKTNYWFGVQPTRADKGWEPRTLAPNGELQYYGDPAEGMSPFEWKPGMLTIAARPNPYRADPATNHLPYLSGLITTERSFNFTYGYVEARVAFPSGKGIWPAFWLLPQPSVKDGKQQQPGPIEIDVFESIGEPGKLYFTWFPNLPNQQKKGDGMPWQSGTDLSRFHTYGMMVTPRELIWYFDDRAVRRVPNRDYHQPLYVLLNLAIGGKWPGAPAADQKWPARMRIDWVRGYRLAGR from the coding sequence ATGATCGTGCGGCTGATGCTGCTCGGCGCGGCGCTGTTCGCGGGCTGGTCCGCTAGCGGCGGCGCTGCGCCGCTCGACCGCACGCGACTGCGCCCTGCCTTCGCCGAGGAATTCGATCGCGCGCCCGATTTCTGGAGCGCCACGAAGAACCCGCGCGGTCGCTGGAAGACCAATTACTGGTTCGGCGTCCAGCCGACCCGCGCCGACAAGGGCTGGGAGCCGCGCACGCTCGCGCCGAACGGCGAACTGCAATATTACGGCGACCCGGCGGAGGGGATGTCACCGTTCGAGTGGAAGCCCGGCATGCTGACGATCGCGGCGCGCCCGAACCCGTACCGTGCCGATCCGGCCACCAATCATCTGCCGTATCTGTCGGGGCTCATCACGACCGAACGCTCGTTCAACTTCACCTACGGCTATGTCGAGGCGCGCGTCGCTTTTCCCAGCGGCAAGGGGATCTGGCCGGCGTTCTGGCTGCTGCCGCAACCATCGGTGAAGGACGGCAAGCAGCAGCAACCCGGCCCGATCGAGATCGACGTCTTCGAGTCGATCGGCGAGCCCGGCAAACTCTACTTCACATGGTTCCCGAACCTGCCGAACCAGCAGAAGAAGGGCGACGGGATGCCGTGGCAGAGCGGCACCGACCTTTCGCGATTCCACACCTACGGGATGATGGTCACGCCCCGCGAGCTGATCTGGTATTTCGACGACCGCGCGGTACGGCGCGTGCCGAACCGCGATTATCACCAGCCGCTCTACGTGCTGCTGAACCTCGCGATCGGCGGCAAGTGGCCCGGCGCGCCCGCCGCGGACCAGAAATGGCCTGCGCGGATGCGGATCGACTGGGTGCGCGGTTACCGGCTGGCCGGCCGATGA
- a CDS encoding lipopolysaccharide biosynthesis protein, which yields MLLTLPARLRDRRLARLFALADQGFQGLGSIVASAILGRSLPPDQFGAVGVAIGAYYVVAGFHRSAITLPYITEHREPGETVDDRRYHSDWWWLNVAAALALAIALVAVAAVIGLALPAQRWLAAPLMLGAAITPPLLAADFVRRWFYKQERAWLAALVSALFFVALIAGALIAAHIHPDARAGAAAWGLAAAAATLPALLVLRPTAPAAARAWQRFVPHGRFAGWLSANIFPYTVYSTATVVILIGALLGPAAAAVFTAARTLTNPAVSIVSAIDSTDKPRAAAALANHGTPGLRRAIGNTRRTLIVLTGGYLAAVALFAHPLIALVFHGQYSGVERDVQLLCVAFFLFCLNQPSETLLIVLRASRTMFVTRAATALVTLAALVLAIPHGVPGMAIAIAVSQLANIVLLGIAERHALRRHTLSETPA from the coding sequence TTGCTCCTCACCCTGCCCGCGCGCTTGCGCGACCGGCGGCTGGCGCGGCTCTTCGCACTGGCCGACCAGGGCTTCCAGGGACTGGGCAGCATCGTCGCCAGCGCGATCCTGGGGCGCAGCCTGCCGCCTGATCAGTTCGGCGCGGTCGGCGTCGCGATCGGGGCCTATTACGTCGTCGCCGGCTTCCACCGCTCGGCGATCACCCTGCCCTACATCACCGAGCATCGTGAGCCCGGCGAAACGGTCGACGATCGCCGCTACCATTCGGACTGGTGGTGGCTGAACGTGGCCGCCGCGCTTGCGCTCGCGATCGCGCTGGTCGCGGTGGCCGCGGTGATCGGGCTTGCGCTTCCGGCGCAACGCTGGCTCGCCGCGCCGCTGATGCTCGGCGCCGCGATCACCCCGCCGCTGCTCGCCGCAGATTTCGTGCGGCGGTGGTTCTACAAGCAGGAGCGGGCGTGGCTCGCCGCGCTCGTTTCGGCGTTGTTCTTCGTCGCGCTGATCGCCGGTGCGTTGATCGCGGCGCACATCCATCCGGATGCGCGCGCCGGCGCGGCCGCGTGGGGGCTGGCCGCCGCCGCCGCGACGCTGCCGGCGCTGTTGGTGCTCCGTCCCACCGCCCCGGCCGCGGCGCGCGCATGGCAGCGTTTCGTACCGCACGGCCGCTTCGCGGGCTGGCTGTCGGCCAACATCTTCCCCTACACCGTCTACAGCACCGCAACGGTCGTGATCCTGATCGGCGCGCTGCTCGGACCGGCCGCGGCAGCGGTGTTCACCGCGGCGCGCACGCTCACCAATCCGGCGGTCAGCATCGTCTCGGCGATCGATTCGACCGACAAGCCACGCGCCGCCGCCGCGCTCGCCAACCACGGCACGCCCGGGCTGCGCCGCGCGATCGGCAACACGCGCCGCACGCTGATCGTGCTGACCGGCGGCTATCTCGCCGCGGTCGCGCTGTTCGCGCATCCGCTGATCGCACTGGTCTTCCACGGTCAATATTCCGGGGTCGAGCGCGACGTGCAATTGCTGTGCGTCGCCTTCTTCCTGTTCTGCCTGAACCAGCCATCGGAAACGTTGCTGATTGTGCTGCGCGCCAGCCGCACGATGTTCGTGACCCGCGCCGCCACCGCGCTCGTCACGCTCGCGGCGCTGGTGCTCGCGATCCCGCACGGCGTGCCTGGCATGGCGATCGCCATCGCGGTGAGCCAACTCGCCAATATCGTGCTGCTCGGCATCGCGGAGCGTCACGCGCTGCGTCGCCATACCCTGTCGGAGACGCCCGCATGA